The DNA region AAGGGGTATTTTTTTAAGATTAAAAAGAAAGAATCTTAAAAAAATATGTTCAGACTGTCCTGTATTTATTGATAAAATAAACAATGATAGACAGGGGTGGCTTGAAATATATAAATATGTGGGTTTCTTTAATGATAATTGCGGCAAAAAGAAAAAATAATATGAGAAAAATATTATTTTTATTGATTATTATATTGTCTTTAACTTCTTGTAAAAGGAAAGGATGCACTAATCCTTATGCGAAAAACTATGACCCAAAAGCAAAAAAAGAAGATTGTTCCTGCGTAGCATATGTTGATGAAATGGAAGGAACTTATGAAATCACAGTAACTTCATATCCGAGAGACCCATCACAAGTAGGAGATAAAAAAGAAGTTCTGGTATTTAAAGATCATGCTGGTTGCAATTCGAATTCGTTTGAAGATTTTAATAGAATAAAGTTTAACAACTTATTTGACTTTTTCGAATGCTGTGGTTTTCCATTGAATAATAAATATTATTTTAATGTAACCACAGAAAAGAATGTCGCTTGGTGTCAAGCCCCAGTTATTGGAAAAGGAAGCATTATACAAGGCGTTTTTCATTTCGAAGGAACTGTTTCTACGTCAGCAGGTGAATTTCCGATTATTTTAGATGGTTATAAAAAAAGCACAAGCAGAAGAACTGATGCTTGTTAAATATTATAATAATTAAAAAAAAATAATTATAAACTTAAAACTCAGATTCATGAAAAAACTTTTACTGCTTTCAATTTCTTTATTGTTGCTTTTTGTAAATAAATCATCAGCAACATGGAGTACAACTCCCCCAATTACGGGCTTATACAGAATAGATGGTTTGTATTTTACAAGCACCTCAACAGGTTACTTAATCGGCAATACCGATATGTTGAATCAGGGTACCGGCAAAATTGCAAAGACAACTAATGGTGGCACATCGTGGACAGTTGTTAAATCTCTCAGCAGCACGAGCTTTAGTGATATATATTTTGTTAATTCAACAAATACAGGGTTTGTTGTTGGAAGCGGAGGATTAATACTTAAAACTACTGACGGAGGCAATAATTGGGCACAACAAGTATCAAATACAACTGAAGCACTTGAATCTGTATTTTTTTTAGATGTTAACAACGGATATGCTGGTGGTGGTTCTGAAGTTGAAATTATGTTAAAAACCACCGATGGTGGAGTTCACTGGGATTCTTTAATTATACCTAATGGATATTCACAAAGAATACATGGTATGTTTTTTACTTCAACAACTATTGGATATGCTATAGGAGGAGACCCTTTTGGAGGTGGCGATGGTAATATCAGCCATACCACCAATGGAGGTGTTTCATGGGATACCCTTCCATCTGGCGTCAAGAGTTATTTTGATGATGTCTGTTTTATTAATGCCAACACAGGATTTATTGTTGGCTACCATGGCTTAATATTGAAAACAACAAATGCCGGCCAATCATGGACAAAAAAGAATGCCCCTAACAATGAAGAAATAACAAAAATACGTTTTGCAAGTTCTACTGTTGGTTATGCATG from Bacteroidales bacterium includes:
- a CDS encoding YCF48-related protein — translated: MKKLLLLSISLLLLFVNKSSATWSTTPPITGLYRIDGLYFTSTSTGYLIGNTDMLNQGTGKIAKTTNGGTSWTVVKSLSSTSFSDIYFVNSTNTGFVVGSGGLILKTTDGGNNWAQQVSNTTEALESVFFLDVNNGYAGGGSEVEIMLKTTDGGVHWDSLIIPNGYSQRIHGMFFTSTTIGYAIGGDPFGGGDGNISHTTNGGVSWDTLPSGVKSYFDDVCFINANTGFIVGYHGLILKTTNAGQSWTKKNAPNNEEITKIRFASSTVGYACNLNGEILKTFDAGEHWIIDVSTPAISEFYAISFPSADIGYAAGLSMVCFKMNGASNQGVQENQTEIDNISLFPNPCQHFLNITIQNTYNEWNNIEIFNIEGQVIFCKQIEKSVGEIKETINIENYPKGIYIFRILGNNAVKNEKIVIN